The uncultured Methanolobus sp. sequence CTTCACGGCCTTTCCGTTGACCGTACCTTCCCATGCAGGGAACTCACACGGACTTGGAGTTGATCCATGTTCCTCACATACAGCCACAATAGCCTTTACAATATCCATGCCCTCAGGGGTCTCAGGGACATTTACAATATGGACATTCTTTGCAAGCTCATTGTCAGTCATCTTCCACTCAGAATACTGAGTTATCTGTGGGTATGTGAGTGAACGGATATCAGTTGCATCGTGGAGTATCATTGCAAGCCTTTCTACGCCAAGTCCCAGATTCATCACAGGATATGGTATATCATACTGAGAGAGGGCAGTTGGTGAGTAGATTCCAAAGGTTGCTATCTCTATCCAGCCGTCAGAATATTTTGTGTTAGAACCAACCAGGTTTGGATGGTATGCGAAAACTTCTATCTGAGTGTCAGGTACGTAGTACTTGCTGCGCTTGTCATCAGCTCTAAACATAAACTTCTCAAAACCGAACTGTGAAAGTAATCCCTGTGCAACTGCTTTTCCGTGGTCGATGCTTACATTCTCATCCATCATCACACAGGATGCAGAGTAGTAGGTCATAAGACGTGCCGCATCTTCATCCTGCTCCCTTCTGAAGCAGCGGTCAATTGAGAAAAAGTTGAAAGGTGGGTTTGCACGCTCGATTACAGATGCAAGACTGATGAACCATCCTGAAGTCATATGGCTTCTGAGTGTCTTCTTGGTTGCCTGTGGAATAAGTTCCTTAAATTCCGGGAAGACCTGATCGATCATCTCAACAACGAGTGAGTCTGAGACATTGATGCTGGCTGCGATCTCAGGCACAAGGTCATCTCCTTCAACATCTCCCTTCTTGTATGAATGAAGAACTTTCCTGATAGATTCAATAGCTTCATCATCAACTCCTCCGAGTATCTCCTTTATCTCAGCAATACGCTCGTCTGAGATACCTACATTTGGACGTGGGAGTCCTGCAAGATAGAAGCACCTGTCAAGGACAGCCAGTGCTTCATGACTGAATTGCTTGTGGACCTCTCTTTCATCAACAATGAGTGGGTTCATCATTTCCTCAAATCCCATTCTCATGTATGCATCACGGAGCTTTGAGATAGTGTCATAAACCGGGTGTGGTTTGCCGTATTTGATGGTCATGTGTGGGTACTGGTCATTCAGCTTTGACTCGCTGATGTAATCCTTACCCTTATTCCATGCAGCATCAAAATCCTCGCTTGCTGCTTTTTTAATATCATCAGGGTTAAATTTCATGTATATTCCTCGTAATGTGTGTAAATATGTAATCTTGAAATCGTAATAGACGGCTTAATTCTGACTGATTGATTAACTAATTAATTCTATTCTCAAATTCCTTCATTGCCTTTTCCAGCTTTTGCTGGCGCATAGCATTTGTAAGGTCGCCTCTGGTCTTCTCTATAATTGACCTGGTGACATCAGTCTTGTGCCTGAGTCCCTTGGTCATGGCATCAGGATAGTCAAACATCATGAGGCAATTGTATATTTCTTCCATCATGCCCAGGTATTTTTCTCCATTTTCAGGCATATCCTTTCTTATCAGGTCAAGGATGTGACGCCTTAGTTCCCCGCCAACATCTCCAAGTCCGTTAAGGTATGCGACGTTGCTGACATTAAGATCCTGAGGTCCGGGAATCTCTTTATCCTCATCACCAAGTATGTTATACACGACAAGGCACTCAACGAATTCCTGCTGGGCGTGTTCCAGAAAACCGGAATAGTATATGTCAGGATGATCCGCAAGCAATGTGTCCATTTTTCCTATCATTTCCACGGATCTGGATATCAGCAAATTTGCTTTATCAAAATCCCTGCTATGTATGCTATACATTGCTGTCCTGCAGTTACGCACAACATCCCTGGAAATTACCAGGCTGCTTTCTCTTGCTTTGTCTTTTTCCTCAAAGCTGTCTTTAATGCTGCAGGATATATTGTAGATCATTCCAATCCTTTAGTTCATTTACAGCTTGATATAAACAGTTTTTCAAAAGCGCAGATAAAAACAGTGGGATTTTGTTGGAACTAGAACTGTGCATTCTTCAAAAAAAAGATAAAAAAGCGAACAATTAGATTGTTCGTTTTACTCGTCAACCGGAATGGTCTCGAGCTGGCTTGCAACATCCCATATGAGTGTTCTTGTGTGGACAGGGATGTTAGGGTCGTTGCTGATATCCTCAAGAATGGATATGCTTGATGATGTCCTCAAAAAGAGTGGCTCATCTTTTTTGCTTAACGTTTCCAGTATATCATTTGCAGAACGCCTAATGTTCCTTGGTACTGAATTATCGTTTGCGATATATTCTAACTTTTGTTTGCATTCTTCAATGACTTGATCAAAATTTGACATGTAGGATCACCTTGATAAGTTTGAAATCAAAATAGGGTTACTTAATTCATCCCTAAATAATTATATTCTATAAAAAGACTTTCATTGGTATATAGGTTTTGAGAAAAAGGAGATAATATGTCAAACACTGATGATGAAAATATAAAGAAAATATCCAGGATGCTTGAGATTGGAGGAACCATGCTTGCACAACATTGCGAGAATTGTGGTGCTCCCCTCTTCCGCTATCAAGGAAGGGTACTATGTTCGGTCTGTGATGATGTCCGGGACCCACGTCCAGGCATGCAAACTCCTACTGCTTCACCAGTTCAGCCGGAACCTAAGGTTGAAGTTTCTCCGGTAGATGAAAAGAAAACTCAAGTTGCGGCAGTTCCGGAAGCAACACCTTCAAAGCCTCAGCGTGAAGAGATTCCTGTAAAACAGTCTCCATCTGTTCCGGCATCAATTCCTGAACTGGAAACCCTGCTTATCAGAAAAATGGTGTCACTTGCAAGCACAATGCAGGATGAGACAGATGTAAGAAGGCTATCTGATCATCTTGATATGATCGAGCGCTGCATGGATATCATGAATAAAATGAAGTGATCTGTGAGTTCAAAGTGGATTTTCCACTTTCTTCTTTCCTTTTTTAATTTATTAGTTGATTATAATCAGCGCTTATACTCACTGCCGATTATCTTTCTGATCTTTGCCGCAGTCTTAGGTCCGACGTTGTTGACCTCTAACAGTTCCTCGTAGCTTGCTTTCATGACATTTTCCACTGAACCGAAATGCTTCAGAAGATTTCTGGCAGCCTTCGGACCGATATCATATATGGAAGATACGACGTATTCCTGCTGTTGCGGCAGCATGGCTGCCGCCTTTTTTCCATGCATGTTCACTTCTCGTTTCTCATCAACCTGCTCTCGCTTTGCAATGTGCTGCAAAAGGGCAGCAGTATCTTCCGGGTCGCGTGTATGGAATATTGGTACTCCAAAATCCAGTGATATTGATGCCAGGGTTCCGTGAATAGCATTCGGATTTATTCCTCTGCAATTAAAGAGGCTTTCACCCTCTATTATGAGTATTGGTTTTTCATAAGTTCTTGAGAGATTGACTATCTGCCCGAACAGTTTTTGTTCAATGAGCGAACCCACAAAGTCCTGTGTCTCTTTCCTCTCCACTGCAATGCGGTCACTCAGGATGTAATCCCCGACTTCCAGCGTGTTTACTGTAATCTCAACACCATTTCTGTCAAGGGAACGGGCAACAGAACTACGAATCTCGCGCTGGTCTACAATAATTTTGATACTATCCTTGTTTTCCGGTTTAGCATCACTGTTGTCATCGTATTCGAACAATGTCTTCTGGTCCTTCACGTTGCTTTCCAGCATGAACTCTTCTTCAATTGAGTTGTTCTTCCTTGCCGGCATGGCAGCCTGCAGCTCTCTCATGTTGTTCTGCATTTTCCTTTCCTTTGAAAGGCTGCTCCAGTAGTATCCTTCATCTCTGGTGCCTTTTGTTACAAGCACAACAACACGACCTTCATGCTTTCTTCCGGTTCGTCCTTTTCTCTGGATACTTCTGATCTCAGAGGGTATAGGTTCATAAAACAACACAAGGTCTGTGGATGGAATATCAAGTCCCTCTTCTGCAACAGAGGTTGCCACAAGCACGTTATAATCTCCGGCCTTGAACTGCTCTATAATCTCAACCTGTTGCTTCTGTGTCAGTCCTTTATCCTTATATTTGGATGCCTGTCCCACAAATCTAACAGGTCTTATTCCTTCAACATCTGCAAGTGCTTTTGTGAGCATCTCGGCGGTGTCACGATAATTGGCAAAAACAATAACTCTGGAATGTGGCTTGTTCTCAAGCTCATCGCTGACTATTTTTTTGACATATTCCAGTTTGGGATGTTCAATATCACAATCTTTCAGGCGGTACACGACCTGCCTGATGTAAAGGTCCTCAACAAGACGTTTTGATGCCTTGCTCCCGCTTTTTGAACCTGCTTCGTTGTCAAGTCTTTCAATATACATACGGAGCGCTTCAAGTCCCTGTGTTTCCGTAATTTCCACAGCATGACTCACTTTTAGTATCTCTGCGAGCAATGAAATTGCGCTGTAAACTGAAGTCTCAGGCATTCCTCCCCTGAGTTCTCCCTGGAGCTTTGCCTGCAATCCAAGAAGGTCTTTTTTTGAGACAAATCTTTTATTGTATATGGGGTAACCAAGCTCAGTGAGTTTCTTGTACCTGTCTTCAAGAACCTTGTTAAGCAGGTCTTTTATCTCTTTCATCTTGTCAGGAAGGTTTATACGCTTCCATTCGATCTCTTTTTTATGAATGTATGGTTTGACATCGCTGTCTGATTCTGTTTTTACAGCAACCGATTCGATGTGAAGTGACTCGCAGACCTCTGCTATTTTCTCATCAGAACTTCCTGGACTTGCGGTAATACCAAGACAAAGGGGATTCTTTGCAGTTTCAAAGTATTTCTCTGCAATATAGGTATAAGCGTAATTTCCAACTGCGCGGTGTGCTTCATCAAATGTAATGTGGGTAACATCTTCAAGACTTATTCTTTTTGTCAGTATGTCATTCTCAATAACCTGTGGTGTGGAAATGATTATCCTGCCAGTTTTCCAGAGTTCTGACCTTTTCTCAGGACTAACACTGCCAGTAAATGTCAGCACTTCTTCCTCCGGAATATTCATCACATTTCTGAAAAAAGACGCATGTTGCTCCACAAGAGGTTTTGTGGGCGAGAGTACCATTACTTTGCCGCCCAGTTTCTCAAGGCGGGAAGCCATGACAAGAAGACATACAACGGTTTTTCCAAGTCCGGTTGGCAAAACCACAAGTGTGGAAACATCAAGAGCCTTGCCTGCCAGGTCAAGCTGATATAGCCGTTGCTCAACAGTATCTGCTTCTATCAAATGGTGTTTGATATGTTCCGGCATATTTCCAGTCCTGGCCTTGACATATATACTATCTTCATACTTTTAAAGCTGAGCTAAGCATGGTGAAAGTATTCCGTGATTTAGAACACAAAAACAATCTTCAAGCTAAAAACAAAGTATCTATCCGCCGAAGGCGGTACATTCCAATACTGCTGCACAGAATATAAATCCACAAATTATTATGGTTATACAGGGAAACCTACAGAAGGCCTGTGAAGAAAGTATTCTGGGGCATTATGCAAATTCTTTTGTTTTGTCTTATGGGGAAACGCCGGCTTCGCCGAATCCTTCGGTATCAATCAAATGATTCATGCCTTACCACAAATCAGTTCACAAACTTTCTGAATGTTTTAATGGCAGGATTTCTACAGAGCCAGAAAATGAGTTTAGAGTGCCTTCCCAGCACTCCCAAAATCCCTGTTCATGTAAATCATTTCATAAACAAGGTCGGCAATTCCGTCAATTGGTGCACGGACCTGCTTCATGCTGTCCCTGTCCCGGATAGTGACGGTGTTGTCTTCCAGTGTATCATAGTCGATTGTGATGGAGTAGGGCGTCCCGATCTCATCGTTTCTTCTGTAACGTCTTCCGATGGTCCCTGAGTCATCGTAGGAAACAAGCAGACCTTTCTGCTTCAGTTGAGCTTCAATATTTCTTGCAGGGTTGATGAGTTCTTCCCTCGTAAGGAGTGGAAGAATTGCTACCTGTACAGGAGCGACTTCCTTCTTGAATCTCAGGACGATTCTTGCTTCTGCTTCTTCATCCTCAGCTTCTTCCCTGCCGCTGACTATCTCTTCTTCAAATGCATGTTCCATGGTTGAGTAGAATATTCTGTCAATGCCATAGGATGGCTCGATAACGTGAGGAATAACATTCTCTCCGCTTATCTTGACAGTTTCTTCTGCAAATTCTACAATATTTCCTGGTACAGTGACTTCTTCTCCGTCAACTGTTACGGTGACGTACTCCTGTTCGAGTTCTGCCTGGCTAAGTGCCTTGAGTGCATCTGCAACGGCCTTTGCCTTGCCCTTGAAGAGTGGACCAAGTTTTCCCATGTCTGGTTTGACAACGAATCGGGTAATCATCTTAGGTTCGCTGTATTCTCTGTAAATTGAGAGTTCGGTCTTGCTCACAGCAGCGTGTGCTTTCAGGTCATAATCTGTCCTGTCCGCAATTCCTACAACTTCGACCCAGTCAAACCTGTCAGTCTCTATCTCTGCATCCCAGCAGTCTATTGCATAGTGTGCCATCTCATCCTTCTGGTGCTGTCTGAACCTCAGCTTGTCAGCTGTAATTCCAATGCGCTGGAGGAAGTGGTTTGTAAGTCCTATCTGGTAGGCAAGGAACTCATGGGCAATTGTGCCTTTCTCAACTGCTTCGCCGAGAGTCATTTTCTCGATAACACCTTTATGCTGTGCTTCCTCAGAGTAAAGGTTGACAACAGTGTCAGCAAACCTGCTGAAGTTGTTATGCTTCTTGTCGTTAGGATCAATGAAAATCTCAGCTTCAGCCTGTGTAAATTCCCTGAGTCTGATAACTCCCTGCCTTGGTGAGATCTCGTTACGGTACGATTTTCCGATCTGTGTTGCACCGAATGGGAGTTTTTCACGGTAGAACCTTGCAAGTCTTAAAAAATCCACAAACATTCCCTGTGCGGTCTCAGGACGCATGTATCCCTGTCTTCCTGTACCGGGGCCGATGTTTGTCTTAAACATAAGGTTAAATTCATATGATTCTCCAAGTTCTCCCTCACATTCAGGACATCTGACGTTGTTCTCTGAGATTACTTTGTCGAGTTCTTTGACATGCAGTGTATCAGCACAGTCCACTATTTTGTCTATAAGGTGATCTGCCCTGAAAGCTTCTCCGCATTTCTTACATTCACAGAGCGGGTCTGAGAAACCGCCAACATGGCCGGATGCTACAAACACTTCTTCAATACCGATCGTAGGAGCTTCGATCTCCATGAAACCTTCCTGTACGACATAGGTCTCTCTCCAGATCTGCTCAATTCTGCGTTTAAGGGTGCTTCCAAGTGGCCCGTAATCGTAAAAGCCAGCGGTACCTCCGTAAAGCTCAAAGGAGTTCCACAAAAATCCGCGACGTTTGGCCAGTTCTATTACCTGCTCATATTTATCCATGAATGATCCTCGATGATTTGATTATATTTATGATTCTTATGAGTTCATCGATATGCCCATTACATTTAATGGTAACGAAAGCAATCTCAAATCCGGTGGTCAGATTTTTTGAAACAATGGACATATATTGTTGTTTTTATATCACAATAATTATATGCATGTTCATATATTGTATGTTTGAGCAAGGTCGAATCTCAATCAAATCATATCATATCGTACCACCATCTAAAATATGATTCAATTGGTCATTTCAACACTTGACCTTGCTCTTCCTATCCAATTTTCTAACATTGATTTTTGAGTGAATTAAAGATATGTTAGTCCCACTTATATTTTTTAAGCTAGCACCGGCTCTGTGTCAGATTACACACGTCAAAAAAGGATGCATTTGTGAAAATTAAACAAAACCCCTTCGTTTCCACTGGAGTTCAAATTATACACTTTAAAAAATAAAAGTGCTCTTATTATTTAAGAGCTTCTTCCGGTGTCATTCCGCCATGTACGATCTTGGAAATGTGTGACACCAGTTTTGTAGGATTGTCTGACTGGAATACGTTTCTTCCAATAGCAACTCCTTTTCCTCCTGCCTGGAGTGAGTCGTATACCATTTCCAGAAGCTGCTGTTCAGTTTCCATTCTGGGACCGCCTGCAACTACAATAGGCACAGGACATCCGCTTACAACTTCCTTGAATGTATCAATGTCGCCGGTGTAATTTGTCTTGACGATGTCTGCCCCGAGTTCTGCTCCGATCCTTGCTGCATGTTTTACATACTCAACATCATGTTCGGAAGTTACTTTAGGTCCTCTTGGGTACAACATGGCAAGCAGGGGCATTCCCCATTCATCGCACTGGCGGGCGACATATCCCATATCCTGGAGCATCTCTGCTTCATCATCAGCACCAACATTCACGTGGACTGATACTGCATCCGCACCTACTTTGATAGCCTCCTCGATTGTTGTGACAATGACTTTGTGGTTAGGATCAGGTCCAAGTGAAGTTGAAGCTGAGAGGTGGATGATGAGTCCTATATCTCTTCCGTATCCACGATGGCCATGTTTTGGAAGACCCATGTGCCCGAGAACTGCGTTTGCTCCACCGTCTGCGACTTTGTTCACGGCAGCAGGCAGGTCAATGATTCCTTTTATAGGTCCGGCACCCACACCATGGTCCATTGGAATGATGATTGCATTCTTCGTATTTCGATCGAAAATCCTTTCCATCCTGACAGATTTGCCTATTTCACTCATGCTTGCGTGATTGCTTTAATTGTAGATAACCCTAACGTAGATTGTGTTACGATGTCACAGATTCTCATGTTGGTACTGTCCGCAGTATCCTTCTTCAAGTTTGCTGTGCAGGTCAAAGAACATTAGTTGCATTACACGTGCATTTCTTTTCAGCCTGAATCCGTGTGGGTTGTAGACAACCAGCATGGATTCGCTTCTTCCACGGTATCCCGAATCCCATACTGCAGTTCCTATGTTTGCTCCGCACCTGAGTAAGGTGGACCTTGGTCTTGCAATTGCAGCCCTGTCAAGCGGGATGTTGACGATCTCGTTGAATGTTATCTTGTACACACCGGGCTTAAGATAAGCCCACTCGTTCCCATCGAATTCTACCGGTTCAGTGGAAGGTATTTCTCTTTCGCTATTGTTAAAGTCAACTGCGCCTGAACTGATGTATGTCTCGATGCCCTTGAGAGTTAGTTCAACACTGTTTGGCTGCAACTGTGTCTCAGTATCAATCATATTCTCAACAAGTGATGTTTCGCTGTTTATTAATTCCCTGAGTTCGTTTCTGGATAATAGGGCCATGGTTTTAGGTTTGCATTATGGGATATATTGTTTGTGTTATTTTTGTGGTATGGATACATATGGTAGTTAAAAATTAATATTTGTAAACCAATTAATTTATATCTATTAGCTTACAATATAGTATGGTGAGTTTGCGGATGTTTCCATATTCCCGCTCCCATGAAATCAGGGGTTGGAATAGGAAACTGAAGAGACTATATGAAATATGTAATTAGAAGGAGTGAATGATGTGAACAGTACGGATCTTGTAAAGAAAGGGAATAGGCCTGAAATGTTGTTCAGAGTAAGTTTAAGCCCTGATGGTACCACTTACCAAAAAGAGATATCTCTTGTTTTCCCTAAATATGTAAGCGCAGATCTTCCTCATTACAAAGAGGATTTTGATTCTCAGACAAACGACAGTCATGATGACTGTCAGTGGCATTTCCAGGCAGAGGATTGATTTTTATATCCTCTCCGTTTTTGTATTCTTGCCTGTATCCGTTTGTTTGCTTGTTTTTGTGTTACAACGTTATCAGAATTGCTTTCCTTTTTGAAATCGTCCTTCCGACATACTTGCTGTTTTAATTCCATCATTAGTATCATCTAAACAAAATACTTTTATAACTTATGACTTGCAAATATTAATCTTGGAAAGGAACTTCCGTTGGAGTCTGATTTCAGGCATATTGACAATGGATGATTCATGTTTGGTTTGTGGGAATGATAATATGGAAGGTACGAGGCGTAATAGAGGACAGGAACATGATGATATTTGT is a genomic window containing:
- a CDS encoding Sjogren's syndrome/scleroderma autoantigen 1 family protein; translation: MSNTDDENIKKISRMLEIGGTMLAQHCENCGAPLFRYQGRVLCSVCDDVRDPRPGMQTPTASPVQPEPKVEVSPVDEKKTQVAAVPEATPSKPQREEIPVKQSPSVPASIPELETLLIRKMVSLASTMQDETDVRRLSDHLDMIERCMDIMNKMK
- a CDS encoding DEAD/DEAH box helicase; amino-acid sequence: MPEHIKHHLIEADTVEQRLYQLDLAGKALDVSTLVVLPTGLGKTVVCLLVMASRLEKLGGKVMVLSPTKPLVEQHASFFRNVMNIPEEEVLTFTGSVSPEKRSELWKTGRIIISTPQVIENDILTKRISLEDVTHITFDEAHRAVGNYAYTYIAEKYFETAKNPLCLGITASPGSSDEKIAEVCESLHIESVAVKTESDSDVKPYIHKKEIEWKRINLPDKMKEIKDLLNKVLEDRYKKLTELGYPIYNKRFVSKKDLLGLQAKLQGELRGGMPETSVYSAISLLAEILKVSHAVEITETQGLEALRMYIERLDNEAGSKSGSKASKRLVEDLYIRQVVYRLKDCDIEHPKLEYVKKIVSDELENKPHSRVIVFANYRDTAEMLTKALADVEGIRPVRFVGQASKYKDKGLTQKQQVEIIEQFKAGDYNVLVATSVAEEGLDIPSTDLVLFYEPIPSEIRSIQRKGRTGRKHEGRVVVLVTKGTRDEGYYWSSLSKERKMQNNMRELQAAMPARKNNSIEEEFMLESNVKDQKTLFEYDDNSDAKPENKDSIKIIVDQREIRSSVARSLDRNGVEITVNTLEVGDYILSDRIAVERKETQDFVGSLIEQKLFGQIVNLSRTYEKPILIIEGESLFNCRGINPNAIHGTLASISLDFGVPIFHTRDPEDTAALLQHIAKREQVDEKREVNMHGKKAAAMLPQQQEYVVSSIYDIGPKAARNLLKHFGSVENVMKASYEELLEVNNVGPKTAAKIRKIIGSEYKR
- the sepS gene encoding O-phosphoserine--tRNA ligase, with translation MKFNPDDIKKAASEDFDAAWNKGKDYISESKLNDQYPHMTIKYGKPHPVYDTISKLRDAYMRMGFEEMMNPLIVDEREVHKQFSHEALAVLDRCFYLAGLPRPNVGISDERIAEIKEILGGVDDEAIESIRKVLHSYKKGDVEGDDLVPEIAASINVSDSLVVEMIDQVFPEFKELIPQATKKTLRSHMTSGWFISLASVIERANPPFNFFSIDRCFRREQDEDAARLMTYYSASCVMMDENVSIDHGKAVAQGLLSQFGFEKFMFRADDKRSKYYVPDTQIEVFAYHPNLVGSNTKYSDGWIEIATFGIYSPTALSQYDIPYPVMNLGLGVERLAMILHDATDIRSLTYPQITQYSEWKMTDNELAKNVHIVNVPETPEGMDIVKAIVAVCEEHGSTPSPCEFPAWEGTVNGKAVKVSVIEPEEETKLCGPAVFNEVVAYNNDILGVPDNKKWRKALENHSARTGVRFLDAFACQAAKDIESAIANGESEVETRVRIVKVPSEINFRLEPLAQRFITSNKKKIDIRGPVFTTVRATIE
- a CDS encoding 2-amino-3,7-dideoxy-D-threo-hept-6-ulosonate synthase, which produces MSEIGKSVRMERIFDRNTKNAIIIPMDHGVGAGPIKGIIDLPAAVNKVADGGANAVLGHMGLPKHGHRGYGRDIGLIIHLSASTSLGPDPNHKVIVTTIEEAIKVGADAVSVHVNVGADDEAEMLQDMGYVARQCDEWGMPLLAMLYPRGPKVTSEHDVEYVKHAARIGAELGADIVKTNYTGDIDTFKEVVSGCPVPIVVAGGPRMETEQQLLEMVYDSLQAGGKGVAIGRNVFQSDNPTKLVSHISKIVHGGMTPEEALK
- a CDS encoding haloacid dehalogenase gives rise to the protein MIYNISCSIKDSFEEKDKARESSLVISRDVVRNCRTAMYSIHSRDFDKANLLISRSVEMIGKMDTLLADHPDIYYSGFLEHAQQEFVECLVVYNILGDEDKEIPGPQDLNVSNVAYLNGLGDVGGELRRHILDLIRKDMPENGEKYLGMMEEIYNCLMMFDYPDAMTKGLRHKTDVTRSIIEKTRGDLTNAMRQQKLEKAMKEFENRIN
- the glyS gene encoding glycine--tRNA ligase, which produces MDKYEQVIELAKRRGFLWNSFELYGGTAGFYDYGPLGSTLKRRIEQIWRETYVVQEGFMEIEAPTIGIEEVFVASGHVGGFSDPLCECKKCGEAFRADHLIDKIVDCADTLHVKELDKVISENNVRCPECEGELGESYEFNLMFKTNIGPGTGRQGYMRPETAQGMFVDFLRLARFYREKLPFGATQIGKSYRNEISPRQGVIRLREFTQAEAEIFIDPNDKKHNNFSRFADTVVNLYSEEAQHKGVIEKMTLGEAVEKGTIAHEFLAYQIGLTNHFLQRIGITADKLRFRQHQKDEMAHYAIDCWDAEIETDRFDWVEVVGIADRTDYDLKAHAAVSKTELSIYREYSEPKMITRFVVKPDMGKLGPLFKGKAKAVADALKALSQAELEQEYVTVTVDGEEVTVPGNIVEFAEETVKISGENVIPHVIEPSYGIDRIFYSTMEHAFEEEIVSGREEAEDEEAEARIVLRFKKEVAPVQVAILPLLTREELINPARNIEAQLKQKGLLVSYDDSGTIGRRYRRNDEIGTPYSITIDYDTLEDNTVTIRDRDSMKQVRAPIDGIADLVYEMIYMNRDFGSAGKAL
- a CDS encoding UPF0147 family protein, which translates into the protein MSNFDQVIEECKQKLEYIANDNSVPRNIRRSANDILETLSKKDEPLFLRTSSSISILEDISNDPNIPVHTRTLIWDVASQLETIPVDE
- a CDS encoding deoxyuridine 5'-triphosphate nucleotidohydrolase, whose translation is MALLSRNELRELINSETSLVENMIDTETQLQPNSVELTLKGIETYISSGAVDFNNSEREIPSTEPVEFDGNEWAYLKPGVYKITFNEIVNIPLDRAAIARPRSTLLRCGANIGTAVWDSGYRGRSESMLVVYNPHGFRLKRNARVMQLMFFDLHSKLEEGYCGQYQHENL